A single genomic interval of Acidisarcina sp. harbors:
- a CDS encoding ATP-binding protein — MSPIRMRVMLLVPLLLVSVGLTTASLLVVRSRIERQMSETLASDVTHSVATFQNLQHQRQEMLAREGALLADLPSLKALMTTHDRRTIEDGGQEFFKVSGADLFALTTSEGKVLALYEGSGGLENANRYSPEDLVRSRRTALESSLQLENNPRFVVMDGRLFEFTFKPLYFGNRANGQILGYVIIGYSVDQSLAHEVSEAAAAEATFLAHGIVVASTLDSTQEIRLSATSQELLRSPMRVVELWLGPEHFSAVAVQLAPGNSDDIQLVVLKSFRQQDELSRRLNHLFLGLGAAALLVGVLLSLSITRTVTRPIEALVSGVRALGTGDYNYRLPQTGAREVHELSSAFGRMRDEIRRTQQKLIESERLATIGRMASSVSHDLRHYLAAVYANAEFLASAVDEEEKTELFGEIRLAVNGMTDLIESLLMFSRTGNALQLTQESVLLLVEKAVALVGTHPEAATVRINVEAKNGDSFDAWVDAKKMQRAIFNLVLNACQAANRGGLPQGVVTITLGQAGEQLYIRVADNGSGVAMAIRGNLFEPFVSEGKENGVGLGLTLAHRVAEEHGGAVALVKSDPGETVFLLSLNKRAPGIPQSSVSSRVASSAGASKG, encoded by the coding sequence ATGTCCCCAATAAGAATGCGGGTCATGCTGCTGGTGCCACTGTTGCTTGTCTCAGTTGGCCTGACGACTGCGAGCCTGCTCGTCGTGCGCTCGCGAATAGAGCGGCAAATGTCGGAAACACTCGCCTCCGATGTGACTCATTCCGTCGCTACCTTTCAGAATCTACAGCATCAGCGCCAGGAGATGCTGGCGCGCGAAGGTGCACTGCTCGCTGACCTGCCCAGCCTGAAGGCACTTATGACGACGCACGACCGCCGCACGATCGAAGACGGCGGACAAGAATTTTTCAAGGTGAGCGGCGCAGATCTCTTTGCCTTGACTACTTCTGAGGGAAAGGTACTTGCGCTCTATGAGGGTTCTGGCGGTCTGGAAAATGCAAACAGGTATTCTCCGGAAGATCTTGTTCGCTCGCGACGCACTGCACTGGAAAGCTCGCTACAGCTCGAAAACAACCCCCGCTTCGTGGTGATGGATGGAAGGCTCTTCGAGTTCACATTCAAACCACTGTACTTCGGCAATCGTGCCAACGGCCAGATTCTGGGCTATGTGATCATTGGATATTCCGTAGACCAGAGTCTGGCGCATGAAGTAAGCGAGGCTGCCGCGGCAGAAGCTACATTTCTGGCGCACGGCATCGTCGTTGCCAGTACGCTGGACTCAACGCAGGAAATACGGCTGTCAGCAACGTCACAGGAGCTACTACGGAGCCCAATGCGGGTGGTTGAGCTGTGGCTGGGCCCGGAGCATTTCAGTGCGGTGGCTGTCCAACTCGCTCCGGGCAACAGCGACGATATTCAACTAGTCGTGCTCAAATCGTTCCGGCAGCAGGATGAGCTTTCTCGCCGGCTCAACCATCTCTTTCTCGGGCTTGGAGCGGCGGCTTTGCTGGTTGGCGTCCTTCTTTCGTTATCCATCACGCGGACCGTAACGCGGCCGATCGAAGCGCTTGTCTCCGGCGTAAGGGCATTGGGTACAGGCGACTATAACTATCGCCTCCCACAGACCGGGGCACGTGAGGTTCACGAACTCAGCTCTGCCTTTGGGCGTATGCGTGATGAAATTCGCAGAACGCAACAAAAACTCATCGAGTCAGAACGGCTGGCAACTATTGGGCGGATGGCTAGCTCGGTTTCCCATGATCTCCGCCACTATCTCGCCGCTGTTTACGCCAATGCGGAGTTTCTAGCCTCGGCGGTCGACGAGGAGGAAAAGACGGAACTGTTTGGCGAGATCAGGCTTGCCGTCAACGGCATGACCGATCTGATTGAATCCCTGCTGATGTTTAGTCGCACCGGGAACGCGCTTCAGCTGACACAAGAGTCGGTACTCCTACTGGTGGAGAAAGCCGTGGCACTGGTGGGGACGCATCCCGAAGCGGCAACTGTCAGGATCAATGTTGAGGCAAAGAACGGCGACTCCTTCGATGCCTGGGTAGACGCGAAGAAGATGCAGCGTGCGATCTTCAACCTGGTTCTGAATGCGTGCCAGGCTGCGAATCGTGGCGGCCTTCCGCAAGGAGTCGTCACCATCACACTCGGTCAAGCAGGGGAGCAGCTATACATCCGCGTGGCCGACAATGGAAGCGGCGTTGCAATGGCAATTCGTGGTAATTTGTTTGAACCTTTTGTGAGCGAAGGCAAGGAAAATGGCGTTGGACTGGGTCTTACGCTTGCCCACAGAGTCGCGGAAGAACACGGTGGGGCAGTCGCTCTCGTAAAGAGCGATCCTGGTGAGACAGTCTTTCTGCTTTCGCTCAACAAGCGCGCTCCAGGTATTCCACAATCCAGCGTGTCATCCAGAGTTGCAAGCTCTGCGGGTGCTAGCAAGGGATGA
- a CDS encoding response regulator transcription factor, whose product MTDSNQSTGTILVIEDDPRMQKVLKRLFAAEGYAVEEAMDGVRGIDVFRAATHSAVVLDLMLPGVPGREVCKRIKAASPNTPVIVVSAVAEVADKVLLLELGADDYVTKPFSPRELLARLQAAVRRTRKPARAAALTFGNCEIDFLRMSVRKSGQYVALTAHEFKLLKFFLENPERVIGREELLNDVWGYNFYPTTRTVDNQILKLRQKLEIDPANPLHFITVHGAGYKFVP is encoded by the coding sequence ATGACTGATTCCAATCAGAGCACCGGCACGATCCTCGTGATTGAGGACGACCCGAGGATGCAAAAGGTCTTGAAGCGCCTTTTTGCCGCTGAGGGGTACGCGGTGGAGGAGGCGATGGATGGCGTGCGGGGAATCGACGTGTTTCGCGCGGCTACTCACTCCGCTGTGGTTTTGGACCTGATGTTGCCCGGGGTTCCCGGTCGCGAGGTGTGCAAACGCATCAAAGCCGCATCGCCGAATACGCCAGTGATCGTGGTAAGTGCGGTGGCCGAGGTTGCGGATAAGGTTCTACTGCTCGAACTGGGCGCTGATGATTATGTGACTAAGCCATTCAGTCCACGTGAGTTGCTTGCGCGACTTCAGGCCGCTGTCAGAAGAACCAGAAAGCCCGCGCGTGCCGCCGCCCTAACGTTTGGGAACTGCGAAATTGATTTTCTTCGAATGTCGGTTCGCAAATCGGGCCAGTACGTGGCGCTCACAGCGCATGAATTTAAGCTTCTTAAATTTTTTCTCGAGAATCCTGAACGTGTGATAGGTCGCGAAGAGCTGTTGAACGATGTGTGGGGATATAACTTCTATCCCACGACACGCACCGTGGACAACCAGATCCTTAAGTTGCGGCAAAAGCTCGAAATCGACCCGGCGAATCCTCTACACTTCATTACGGTTCACGGCGCCGGTTACAAATTCGTTCCCTGA
- a CDS encoding MFS transporter: protein MVAVATATWQAVLDLSRSIFFFDLGLSIYFFLFNLFLMSHGYSEMRLGFLTSAMAAGNLAGAIPAGRLIQRCGLRLTLLSCILLAVSIFSSRALWLEFEGQLVLAFVSGVALSIWAICIAPAVAQLTDERQRPFAFSLFFSLGIGVGAMAGLAGGRLPGIFTGFPVISRAVEPERIVLLFSCGIAALSLIPAAQLKFPRPSIPAQNRPFFSPFLARFLPAIAVWSLVTGSFSPFANVYFAHHLHLPLPQVGTIFSVSQLLQVVAVFSAPLVFRRWGLVRGIVYTQCATALCLALLALTHTPLQAMVVYVGFTAFQWMNEPGTYSLLMNQVDADQRGWAAASNSLVISAMQMVAAACAGLGFAKYGYPISLRGIAAIAGIAAILFWVLLVPKRKESP from the coding sequence ATGGTGGCTGTTGCAACGGCAACTTGGCAAGCGGTTCTGGACCTTTCTCGGAGCATCTTTTTTTTTGACCTAGGCCTGTCCATCTACTTCTTTCTGTTCAACCTGTTTCTCATGAGTCATGGCTATTCAGAGATGCGACTTGGTTTCTTAACGAGTGCAATGGCGGCGGGAAATTTAGCCGGTGCGATCCCGGCGGGTAGGTTGATTCAAAGATGTGGGCTTCGGCTTACTCTGCTTTCCTGTATCTTGCTTGCGGTTTCTATATTCTCCAGTCGCGCACTGTGGCTTGAATTCGAGGGGCAGCTTGTTCTCGCTTTTGTATCTGGAGTTGCGCTTTCTATCTGGGCGATTTGCATTGCTCCCGCTGTTGCGCAATTAACAGATGAGAGGCAGCGTCCATTTGCATTCAGCCTCTTTTTTTCTCTGGGGATCGGTGTTGGAGCGATGGCGGGGCTAGCGGGAGGCAGGCTGCCTGGAATATTTACTGGTTTTCCCGTCATATCTCGTGCCGTCGAGCCGGAGCGGATAGTCTTACTTTTCTCGTGCGGCATCGCAGCGCTGAGCTTGATACCTGCGGCGCAGCTTAAGTTTCCTCGTCCCAGTATTCCTGCCCAGAACAGACCCTTCTTTTCTCCTTTTCTCGCTCGGTTCCTGCCTGCGATTGCTGTATGGAGTCTGGTGACGGGTTCGTTTAGTCCCTTTGCGAATGTCTACTTTGCTCACCACTTGCATCTTCCCCTTCCTCAGGTTGGGACGATCTTTTCAGTTTCCCAATTGCTGCAGGTAGTGGCGGTCTTTAGCGCTCCACTTGTATTTCGGCGGTGGGGCCTGGTGCGCGGTATTGTGTACACGCAGTGCGCGACGGCTCTCTGTCTAGCCTTACTTGCTTTGACCCACACTCCGTTGCAAGCCATGGTCGTCTATGTTGGCTTCACCGCGTTTCAGTGGATGAATGAGCCGGGAACATATAGCTTGCTTATGAATCAAGTGGATGCGGATCAGCGCGGGTGGGCGGCGGCGTCCAACAGTCTGGTTATCTCTGCAATGCAGATGGTCGCGGCAGCCTGCGCGGGGCTGGGTTTCGCCAAATATGGATACCCTATATCATTGCGCGGTATAGCAGCCATCGCGGGGATTGCTGCTATTTTGTTCTGGGTTCTGCTTGTCCCAAAGCGAAAGGAGTCCCCCTGA